In Drosophila pseudoobscura strain MV-25-SWS-2005 chromosome 4, UCI_Dpse_MV25, whole genome shotgun sequence, the following proteins share a genomic window:
- the LOC6903452 gene encoding uncharacterized protein — MFSPKKFDDRWVSHNKETDERSRQSRPGSSRGSRNTMTERADGRNKSEPGTVYDASVNLNISDCLEMLESSPQPEEAFHPNSRECHCARAWLNALTSMQCNTVMEACLRNGYISALSVCLNQKILYGIFEQMPPEELNWMDILDTTTNASSIHVSFRSNEALRQQFVPFESMNLSSLPSLSVQEEMVRQQRFIEEPQVFRAEELQRFQQERQRYQEQPPQTETFYDPDTFPPPPHLRQQSGAYYKPSSVKFYSFGAAPRFQAANQEGADSCPSGAEGGGLATAVVGPTRSILRRKCFSAQVPRVYPSYLKTPLSFNARRSVDDEIWYTGPIQSYRMKFPSQEYVFKGSKQFKRSKQVLQNAPGTQTNHWKPEAIEEDSDREKTGQTVISRSQCDMSLLRECIRRELRGESPVGANDFLEAEIVRYKSINSRYRRDDPEYKEKMLAGDPKTQRTYLLLNMEKDLTSYYAVQRQRKVTI, encoded by the coding sequence ATGTTCTCTCCCAAGAAGTTCGACGACCGTTGGGTATCCCACAACAAGGAAACCGACGAGAGGTCGCGACAGTCCAGACCGGGGAGCTCAAGAGGCAGTCGCAATACGATGACTGAGAGGGCTGATGGGAGAAATAAGAGCGAACCAGGGACGGTCTACGATGCCTCGGTAAATCTGAACATCAGTGACTGCCTCGAGATGCTGGAGAGCAGCCCCCAACCCGAGGAGGCGTTCCACCCGAACTCCCGGGAATGCCATTGCGCGAGGGCGTGGCTGAATGCTTTGACATCCATGCAGTGCAACACGGTAATGGAGGCGTGCCTGCGCAACGGATACATCAGCGCGTTGAGTGTGTGCCTCAACCAGAAGATCCTCTACGGGATCTTCGAGCAGATGCCCCCAGAGGAGCTCAACTGGATGGACATTCTGGACACGACGACTAATGCGTCGTCGATTCATGTATCATTCAGGTCAAATGAGGCGTTGAGGCAGCAGTTTGTTCCCTTCGAGTCAATGAACTTGTCCAGTCTTCCGTCCTTAAGCGTGCAGGAAGAGATGGTGCGACAGCAGCGTTTCATAGAAGAACCTCAGGTGTTCCGGGCAGAAGAGCTGCAGAGATTCCAGCAAGAGCGGCAGCGATATCAGGAACAGCCCCCCCAGACGGAAACCTTTTACGATCCTGACACCTTTCCACCGCCGCCCCATTTGCGTCAACAGTCGGGCGCCTACTACAAGCCGTCGAGCGTGAAATTCTACTCCTTCGGGGCGGCCCCTCGCTTCCAGGCGGCAAACCAAGAAGGAGCAGACTCCTGCCCATCAGGTGCCGAAGGAGGAGGTTTGGCAACTGCCGTCGTTGGTCCCACACGTTCGATTCTTAGGCGGAAGTGCTTCAGCGCGCAGGTCCCTCGTGTTTATCCATCATATCTCAAGACGCCACTGTCCTTCAATGCCAGACGATCGGTTGATGATGAGATTTGGTACACAGGTCCAATACAATCCTATAGAATGAAGTTCCCAAGCCAGGAGTACGTGTTCAAGGGATCCAAACAGTTCAAGCGATCGAAACAGGTGCTGCAAAACGCTCCTGGCACCCAGACGAATCACTGGAAGCCAGAGGCCATCGAGGAGGACTCTGACAGGGAGAAAACCGGTCAAACTGTGATCTCAAGGAGCCAATGCGACATGTCCCTCCTTAGGGAGTGCATCCGTCGCGAGCTGCGCGGGGAATCACCCGTGGGAGCAAACGACTTTCTGGAGGCCGAAATAGTGCGCTACAAGAGCATTAACAGCCGATACAGGCGCGACGATCCCGAATACAAGGAGAAAATGCTCGCAGGGGATCCCAAGACGCAGAGGACATACCTGTTGCTCAACATGGAGAAGGATTTGACCAGTTATTATGCTGTTCAGAGGCAAAGAAAGGTCACAATTTAA